In Plasmodium vinckei vinckei genome assembly, chromosome: PVVCY_13, a single genomic region encodes these proteins:
- a CDS encoding MSF1-like protein, putative: MKNFEQEHMYHYDWGTVTAAYWNKYPNLVQNHIKGIDVIDRKIDIDNQTMKLKRIVHLQYFVPKIFRNLFNIDGRGIAIEDIKVNLKKKKLTIKTVNYTLAPFVNSVEKCTYFQKDGYDNNTFYKQSTQINITGLGYMKNLIENTILNVIKEKSKQGIEIMDEVIKRTMNENTQINQNNLYGNTLNKMKSFK; the protein is encoded by the exons atgaaaaattttgaaCAGGAACACATGTATCATTATGACTGGGGAACAGTTACA gCAGCTTATTGGAATAAATATCCTAACCTTGTTCAGAACCACATAAAAGGGATTGATGTCATTGATAGGAAAATTGATATCGATAACCAAACTATGAAATTAAAGAGAATAGTTCATCTTCAATATTTCGTTCCCAAAATTTTta GAAATCTCTTTAATATCGATGGTCGAGGAATAGCTATTGAAGACATAAAagttaatttaaaaaaaaaaaaattaacaataaaaaCGGTTAATTATACTTTAGCCCCCTTTGTTAATTCAGTCGAAAAATGCACATATTTCCAGAAAGATGGCTACG ATAATAAcactttttataaacaaagtacccaaataaatataacgGGATTAggatatatgaaaaatcttatagaaaat ACTATATTAAATGTCATAAAGGAAAAAAGCAAACAAGGTATCGAAATAATGGATGAAGTTATTAAAAGAACCATGAATGAAAATACACAAATTAATCAAAACAACTTATATGGTAATACTttgaacaaaatgaaaagctttaaataa
- a CDS encoding DEAD box helicase, putative, translating to MKMGNTFRDEIKMIFPFAPYEAQLEFMKIMYEILKGSNININERIKIVFDIINKNVNMIKDLKNTNKAILNIFNEHSENKTDEIYFTKQDICTEQHIISEMKTGSGKSLTLLSSIIYFLLKHRFDLFLMKENVELKREEPEWIQENIINNIIQKYQNNINMEKTKNENNLKIINKYFTFTNDKIQFNDHVLLQKKKNQNDFSLQKGENNDDVLLTWNDEDVEPDFSLDDGRKKQVPKIRYFSELKKIEKKLSKENLSINMIIIGSRKHLCINEKIMRKCPNVNELNEACRSSKCKYKEGFTEMVLEKKKKKEKKKIFFESSSDSNSDSSKEDNDEINNYILIKKLINTKNIDMNQIKEICKHDKIEICPYYMCKENIQNADIILLPYICILNEQIRNNLKINIKNNIIIFDESQSIIENINNANSIGISKNQIIFTKLTLKKYIQKFENTLNNNNIVMIKQIIIYCDLLLKYFTSINEPVSNITRFMLLSKLDALNLNNISSFLNNSLFCRRFKVFAEININEYFKKTNTERPSIITTNLNSSSIYLLCEFTNKLIRSNKYDYVYINQNDDSGLDNNTDLEDDHQCDNQAGKTNEIKNANNNSNTTTLNPAYPNKRHGYSTYINVEAEKKRKINETNTHQEDNTNKEDHNVAHFSELSEYINYVLENNDITLKEKIEIISVSSCNNFQSITKDCNNVILIGGTLQPIEEFLLLFLNEKKNKIKLYSSDYIFKKENIFVRIMPTNILTFNSIDNTYKNRFDKAHLLNIALQIYILTLYVNYGNIVFFSSYTFLNEFMNFLYNEGKYVLEKMQKKKFLFFEKKNDNNVLKNYMSNIANIKKQDHQMRIKNGCILFCVMNAKLSEGINFYDDFCRNILIVGIPFFKHEKNNTTPKPALNKNALVLNYYKEYSKDTSKTNDSNSHDSSDAIPILSDFQINQMCKTYKLKYAMKIVNQCIGRSMRHINDFSSFFFLDQRFSNSEIYECFPTFVKTHLNSIKNLAYIDNENFQKEKQNFYEIYDDIKNNYKHIITNHQTVKDSQDCLKNFVTDLMHLKEFHKKMNYL from the exons ATGAAAATGGGCAACACATTCAGGGatgaaattaaaatgaTATTTCCCTTTGCTCCGTACGAG GCCCAATTAGagtttatgaaaataatgtatgAAATTCTGAAGGgatcaaatataaatattaatgaaagaataaaaatagtttttgatattataaataaaaatgtaaatatgataaaagaTTTGAAGAATACAAATAAAGCTATactaaacatatttaatgaacattctgaaaataaaacagatgagatatattttactaaaCAAGACATATGTACTGAGCAACATATCATCAGTGAAATGAAAACTGGATCTGGAAAATCATTAACCTTACTATCttcaattatttattt CCTGTTGAAGCATCggtttgatttatttttgatgaAAGAAAATGTAGAACTTAAAAGAGAAG AACCAGAATGGATacaagaaaatataataaataatattatacaaaaatatcaaaacaatataaatatggaaaaaacaaaaaatgaaaataatttaaaaattataaataaatatttcacatttactaatgataaaatacaatttaaTGACCATGTCttgttacaaaaaaaaaaaaaccaaAACGACTTTTCATTACAAAAAGGGGAAAACAATGATGATGTCTTACTCACATGGAACG ATGAAGATGTAGAACCCGATTTTTCACTCGATGATGGACGTAAAAAACAGGTACCAAAAATAAGA TATTTTTCagaactaaaaaaaatcgagaaaaaattaagcaaagaaaatttatctataaatatgatcATCATTGGGAGTAGAAAGCACCTATGCATAAATGAA aaaattATGAGAAAATGTCCAAATGTGAATGAACTAAATGAGGCTTGTCGAAGTAgcaaatgtaaatataaagaaggGTTTACTGAAATggttttagaaaaaaaaaaaaaaaaagaaaaaaaaaaaatattttttgaatcaTCTAGTGATAGTAATAGTGATAGTAGTAAAGAAGAcaatgatgaaataaataattatattttaattaaaaaattaataaatacaaaaaatatagacatGAATCAGattaaagaaatatgtAAACATGACAAAATTGAAATATGCCCTTACTATATGtgtaaagaaaatatacaaaatgcagatataattttattaccttatatttgtatattaaaTGAACAGATtcgaaataatttaaaaataaatataaaaaataatatcataatttttgatGAATCACAAAGtattatagaaaatataaataatgcaaATTCAATTGGAATTAGtaaaaatcaaattatttttacaaaattaacattaaaaaaatatattcaaaaatttgaaaatactttaaataataataatattgttatgattaaacaaattattatttattgtgatttattattaaaatattttacatcTATAAATGAACCCGTTTCAAATATAACTAGATTCATGCTTCTTTCTAAATTAGATgcattaaatttaaataatatatcaagCTTTTTAAACAACTCACTTTTTTGTAGAAGATTTAAAGTTTTCGCAGAAATTAACATAAacgaatattttaaaaaaacaaatacagAAAGACCATCTATTATAACTACCAATCTAAATAGCTCgtctatttatttattgtgTGAGTTTACAAATAAGTTAATCCGATCAAACAAGTAtgattatgtatatataaatcaaaaCGATGATAGTGGACTAGACAATAATACTGACTTGGAAGACGATCATCAATGTGATAACCAAGCTggaaaaacaaatgaaataaaaaatgcaaacaATAATAGTAACACAACAACTTTGAACCCTGCCTATCCAAACAAACGACATGGCTATAGCACATATATCAATGTAGAGGCAGaaaagaaaaggaaaataaatgaaacaaATACACATCAAGAAGATAACACAAATAAAGAAGATCATAATGTCGCCCATTTTAGTGAACTTTcagaatatattaattatgttttagaaaataatgatataacattgaaagaaaaaatagaaattaTAAGTGTTAGTTcatgtaataattttcaaagCATAACGAAGGATTGTAATAATGTTATATTGATTGGTGGTACTTTACAACCAATAGAAGAatttctattattatttttaaatgaaaaaaaaaataaaataaaattatattcatcagattatatatttaaaaaagaaaatatttttgtaagaATAATGcctacaaatatattaacattcAACAGTATTGATAatacttataaaaatagatttGATAAAGCTCACCTTTTAAATATAGcattacaaatatatatattaacattatATGTCAATTATGGTAatattgtctttttttcatcttatacttttttaaatgagtttatgaattttttatataatgaaggaaaatatgttttagaaaaaatgcaaaaaaaaaaatttttatttttcgaaaaaaaaaatgataataatgtcttaaaaaattatatgtcCAATATTgctaatataaaaaaacaagatCATCAAatgagaataaaaaatggatgtatattattttgtgttATGAATGCAAAACTTAGTGAAggtattaatttttatgatgaCTTTTGtcgaaatattttaatcgttggtattccattttttaaacatgaaaaaaataacacaaCACCTAAACCTGctttaaacaaaaatgcCCTAGTcctaaattattataaagaaTACTCAAAGGATACATCAAAAACAAATGATTCTAATTCACATGATTCTTCAGATGCTATCCCAATTTTGTCAGATTTTCAGATAAACCAAATGTGCAAGAcatacaaattaaaatatgccATGAAAATAGTTAATCAGTGTATAGGACGAAGTATGAGGCATATCAACGACTtttcctctttttttttcctcgACCAACGATTTAGTAATTCAGAAATATATGAGTGCTTCCCAACATTTGTAAAGACACATTTaaatagtataaaaaatttagcatatattgataatgaaaattttcaaaaagaaaaacaaaatttttatgaaatttatgatgatataaaaaataattacaaaCACATTATAACAAATCACCAGACAGTAAAAGATTCTCAAgattgtttaaaaaattttgtaacTGATTTAATGCATTTAAAAgaatttcataaaaaaatgaattatttatga